The Alphaproteobacteria bacterium genome contains a region encoding:
- a CDS encoding acyl-CoA dehydrogenase family protein, whose protein sequence is MSLAETLSWPFFEEHHRRFAEELARWADETLPGLPHDDVDAGVRARVAALGKAGFLKACVPAEYGGLHPKLDVRTLCIAREILAFRDGLADFAIAMQGLGTGAITLYGSPELKQRYLPNVRDGKAIAAFALSEPEGGSDVAAMATTARPDGNEHVRIDGAKTWISNGGIADHYVVFARTGEGPGAKGLSAFMVDADTHGLTVTERIEVIAPHPLATLKFDAVRVPVTNRLGGPGKGFKVAMATLDIFRSTVGAAALGFARRALHESVEHAATRNLFGAPLGDLQMTQGSIADSATEVDAAALLVYRAAWVKDKGAARVTREAAMAKMFATEAAQRVIDRAVQLHGGRGVTKGEKVEELYREIRALRIYEGATEVQKVVIAREALRNRGAGRALAAE, encoded by the coding sequence ATGTCGCTCGCCGAAACGCTCAGCTGGCCGTTCTTCGAGGAGCATCACCGCCGCTTCGCCGAGGAGCTTGCGCGCTGGGCCGACGAGACGCTCCCCGGCCTGCCGCACGATGACGTGGACGCAGGCGTCCGCGCACGCGTCGCAGCGCTCGGCAAGGCCGGTTTTCTCAAGGCTTGCGTGCCGGCCGAATACGGTGGGCTGCATCCGAAGCTCGACGTGCGCACGCTCTGTATCGCGCGCGAAATATTGGCGTTCCGTGACGGTCTCGCGGATTTCGCCATCGCCATGCAGGGGCTCGGGACCGGCGCAATCACGCTCTACGGCTCGCCCGAGTTGAAACAGCGCTACCTGCCGAACGTGCGCGACGGCAAGGCGATTGCCGCCTTCGCGCTCTCCGAGCCGGAGGGTGGGTCGGATGTCGCCGCGATGGCGACCACGGCCAGGCCGGACGGCAACGAGCATGTGCGCATCGACGGCGCCAAGACCTGGATCTCCAACGGCGGCATCGCGGACCATTACGTGGTGTTCGCGCGCACCGGCGAAGGTCCCGGCGCGAAGGGCCTGTCCGCTTTCATGGTCGATGCCGATACGCATGGTCTCACGGTAACCGAGCGCATCGAGGTGATCGCGCCGCATCCGCTCGCGACGCTGAAATTCGACGCTGTGCGCGTGCCGGTGACCAACCGGCTCGGTGGCCCGGGCAAAGGCTTCAAGGTCGCGATGGCGACGCTGGATATTTTCCGGTCCACTGTCGGCGCAGCCGCCCTCGGTTTCGCGCGCCGCGCCCTGCATGAATCGGTCGAGCACGCCGCCACCCGCAATCTGTTCGGCGCGCCGCTCGGCGATCTGCAGATGACTCAAGGCTCGATTGCCGACAGCGCCACCGAGGTCGATGCTGCCGCGCTGCTGGTCTATCGCGCCGCCTGGGTGAAGGACAAAGGCGCCGCGCGTGTCACGCGCGAAGCCGCGATGGCCAAGATGTTCGCGACCGAAGCGGCGCAGCGCGTGATCGACCGCGCCGTACAGCTGCATGGCGGACGCGGCGTCACCAAGGGCGAGAAGGTCGAGGAGCTTTACCGCGAGATCCGCGCGCTGCGCATCTACGAAGGCGCGACCGAAGTACAGAAGGTCGTGATCGCGCGCGAGGCGCTGCGCAA
- a CDS encoding enoyl-CoA hydratase family protein → MSANSVTLPLNRYRAQHVRLSVDGKVATLTLNRPDKKNPLTFESYAEIANIFRAAAKDKQVKAFVITGEGGNFCSGGDVFEIIGPLVEMNTVELLEFTRMTGEAVKAMRQCPQPIVAAIDGACAGAGAILAMASDLRIGTAKAKVAFLFNRVGLAGCDMGACAILPRIIGQGRASELLYTGRVMSGEEAERWGFFNRVVAPEVMLAEATKLAKELADGPTFANAMTKRMLEMEWAMSVEQAIEAEAVAQALCMKTEDFARAYRAFAAKQKPVFEGN, encoded by the coding sequence ATGAGCGCCAACTCGGTCACGCTGCCGCTCAACAGGTACCGCGCGCAGCACGTTCGCCTCTCGGTCGACGGCAAGGTCGCGACGCTGACGCTCAACCGGCCCGACAAGAAGAACCCACTCACCTTCGAGAGCTACGCCGAGATCGCGAACATTTTCCGCGCCGCCGCGAAGGACAAGCAGGTGAAGGCCTTCGTCATCACCGGCGAAGGCGGCAACTTTTGCTCCGGCGGCGACGTGTTCGAGATCATCGGCCCACTCGTCGAGATGAACACGGTCGAGCTGCTCGAATTCACTCGCATGACCGGCGAGGCCGTGAAGGCGATGCGCCAGTGCCCGCAGCCGATCGTCGCGGCGATCGATGGCGCGTGCGCGGGCGCGGGCGCGATCCTCGCCATGGCCTCCGACCTGCGGATCGGCACCGCGAAGGCCAAGGTCGCGTTTCTGTTCAACCGCGTGGGCTTGGCCGGCTGCGACATGGGCGCCTGCGCGATCCTGCCGCGCATCATCGGGCAAGGCCGCGCGAGCGAGCTGCTCTACACCGGCCGCGTGATGAGCGGCGAGGAAGCCGAGCGCTGGGGCTTCTTCAATCGTGTTGTCGCGCCGGAAGTCATGCTCGCGGAGGCAACAAAGCTCGCGAAGGAACTCGCGGACGGCCCGACCTTCGCCAACGCCATGACCAAGCGAATGCTCGAGATGGAATGGGCGATGTCCGTCGAGCAGGCGATCGAGGCGGAAGCGGTCGCGCAGGCGCTGTGCATGAAAACGGAAGACTTCGCGCGTGCCTATCGGGCGTTCGCCGCGAAGCAGAAGCCGGTGTTCGAGGGCAACTAG
- a CDS encoding MarR family transcriptional regulator → MDDATTIPLDAETKVAERPADHEAELRLWLRLLTCTTLIEGEVRRRLRDEFDVTLPRFDLMAQLDKAPNGMTLGELSQRMMVSNGNVTGLAERLVEQGLLDRRASPNDRRAQIVSLTAEGRRAFRTMARTHENWIAQIFSGLDAADIEQLMALLAKSKASARNVVNGGGK, encoded by the coding sequence ATGGACGACGCCACCACCATCCCGCTCGACGCTGAAACCAAGGTCGCCGAACGCCCGGCCGACCATGAGGCGGAGCTGCGGCTCTGGCTGCGGCTGCTCACCTGCACCACCTTAATCGAAGGCGAGGTGCGCCGCCGCCTGCGCGACGAGTTCGACGTGACGCTGCCGCGCTTCGACCTGATGGCGCAGCTCGACAAAGCGCCGAACGGGATGACGCTGGGCGAATTGTCCCAGCGTATGATGGTGTCGAACGGCAACGTCACGGGACTCGCCGAGCGGCTTGTCGAGCAGGGCCTGCTCGATCGCCGCGCCTCGCCGAACGATCGCCGCGCCCAGATCGTGAGCCTCACGGCCGAAGGGCGCCGCGCCTTTCGGACGATGGCGCGCACCCATGAGAACTGGATCGCGCAGATTTTTTCGGGACTCGATGCAGCCGATATCGAGCAGCTCATGGCGCTGCTGGCGAAAAGCAAAGCCTCCGCACGCAACGTCGTGAACGGAGGCGGCAAATGA
- a CDS encoding SDR family NAD(P)-dependent oxidoreductase codes for MAILDGRHALVTGGGRGIGRAIAKVLSGSGATVTVLGRQETALKETVSAGDAKGYVIADVTDEAAVDAAVKQAVSARGPIDILIANAGTGVSVPFMKGTSAQFREMFELNVMGVVYATRAVLGDMTKRGFGRIVVNSSVAGLKGYAYVTAYCTAKHAVVGFVRALAQETVKSGVTVNAVCPGYTDTDLVQGGIEHVIAKTGRTREQALADMLKDKPGGRLITPQEVADAVLFLCSPGASAITGTTLTVAGGEI; via the coding sequence ATGGCGATCCTCGACGGACGGCATGCACTGGTAACCGGCGGCGGACGCGGCATTGGCCGCGCCATTGCGAAGGTGTTGTCGGGCTCGGGCGCGACCGTCACGGTGCTCGGCCGGCAGGAAACCGCCCTCAAGGAAACGGTCTCGGCCGGCGACGCCAAGGGTTACGTCATCGCGGACGTCACCGACGAAGCCGCGGTCGACGCGGCCGTGAAGCAGGCCGTCTCCGCGCGTGGCCCCATCGACATCCTGATCGCAAATGCGGGCACCGGCGTGAGCGTGCCGTTCATGAAGGGCACCTCAGCGCAATTCCGCGAGATGTTTGAGTTGAACGTGATGGGCGTCGTCTATGCGACACGCGCCGTGCTCGGCGACATGACGAAACGCGGCTTCGGCCGCATCGTGGTGAACTCCTCGGTCGCGGGCTTGAAGGGTTACGCCTACGTGACGGCCTATTGCACCGCCAAGCATGCCGTCGTCGGTTTCGTGCGCGCACTCGCGCAGGAGACGGTGAAGAGCGGCGTCACGGTTAATGCGGTGTGCCCGGGCTATACCGACACGGACCTCGTGCAGGGCGGCATCGAGCATGTGATCGCCAAGACCGGCCGCACGCGCGAGCAGGCGCTCGCCGACATGCTCAAGGACAAGCCGGGTGGCCGGCTGATAACGCCGCAAGAGGTTGCGGACGCCGTGCTGTTCCTCTGCTCGCCCGGCGCAAGCGCGATCACCGGCACCACGCTGACCGTGGCGGGCGGAGAGATCTGA
- a CDS encoding bifunctional salicylyl-CoA 5-hydroxylase/oxidoreductase produces MKVDIIGGGPGGLYFAILAKKAWPAMRITVYERNRADDTFGFGVVFSDETLETFEKYDLESYRAITANFAYWDDIEIHFKGTVHRIGGNGFCGCARVTLLKLLHERARALGVELKFQTEIDPAAHRDADLVVAADGINSRIRAQHADVFLPETDLRPNKFAWMGSTRPFDAFTFFFRETEHGIFIAHCYQYEPGQSTWVMETDPETFARAGLDKLDEVQSAKFLEGVFAEELAGHRLTVNRSLWRSFPTIRCEKWTHDNIVLIGDAKATAHFSIGSGTKLAMEDAIALFNAFKATSGDNVKRALAHYETERRLEVEKTQHSADVSLVWFEHVRRFWDMDPRRFAFGLMTRSKAITYDNLALRAPEFVSEIDKLVADDVRRQGFEVDVIKPAVPMFQPFRLRGVMLANRVVVSPMDQYSAVDGMPTDWHLVHLGSRATGGAGLVFTEMVCVSADARITLGCTGMYTDAQEAAYKRIADFVHANSAAKFCLQLGHAGRKGATKLMWEGMDQPLPVGGWPVISASPIPYYPNSQVPREMTRADMDKVIADFVQAAERGQRAGFDMLELHCAHGYLLASFISPLTNKRTDEYGGSLENRLRFPLEVFRALRKAWPDEKPMSVRISATDWEEGGLTGDDAVEVARAFAQAGCDLIDVSTGQTTPDAEPVYGRMFQTPFSDQIRNDAGIATMCVGAITSADQINTIIAAGRADLVALARPHLVDPFFTMKAAAWYGATDIHCPPQYLAGRDQIFRNSVRDRADLTELRRKAKPKGHSTSGWKQAAE; encoded by the coding sequence ATGAAAGTCGACATCATCGGCGGCGGCCCCGGCGGGCTCTACTTCGCGATCCTTGCGAAGAAAGCCTGGCCCGCGATGCGCATCACAGTCTACGAACGCAACCGGGCCGACGATACCTTCGGCTTCGGCGTTGTCTTCTCCGACGAGACGCTCGAGACGTTCGAGAAATACGATCTCGAGAGCTATCGCGCCATCACGGCGAACTTCGCCTACTGGGACGACATCGAAATTCATTTCAAAGGCACGGTGCACCGCATCGGCGGCAACGGCTTCTGCGGCTGTGCGCGCGTCACGCTGCTGAAGCTTCTGCACGAGCGCGCTCGCGCGCTTGGCGTCGAGCTGAAATTCCAGACCGAGATCGACCCCGCGGCGCATCGCGACGCCGACCTCGTTGTCGCGGCCGACGGCATCAACTCGCGCATCCGCGCACAGCACGCGGATGTGTTCCTTCCCGAGACCGATCTGCGCCCGAACAAGTTCGCCTGGATGGGCTCGACGCGCCCGTTCGACGCCTTCACATTCTTCTTCCGCGAGACCGAGCACGGCATCTTCATCGCACACTGCTACCAGTACGAGCCCGGCCAATCGACCTGGGTGATGGAGACCGACCCGGAGACATTCGCGCGCGCTGGCCTCGACAAGCTCGATGAGGTTCAATCCGCGAAATTCCTCGAAGGCGTATTCGCCGAGGAACTTGCCGGCCACAGGCTAACCGTCAACCGCTCGCTCTGGCGCAGCTTCCCCACCATTCGCTGCGAGAAATGGACGCACGACAACATCGTGCTGATCGGCGACGCCAAGGCGACCGCACACTTTTCGATCGGCTCCGGCACCAAGCTCGCGATGGAAGACGCGATCGCGCTGTTCAATGCATTCAAGGCAACCAGCGGCGACAACGTGAAGCGCGCACTCGCGCACTACGAGACCGAGCGGCGCCTCGAAGTCGAGAAGACCCAGCACTCTGCCGACGTGTCGCTGGTCTGGTTCGAGCACGTGCGCCGCTTCTGGGACATGGACCCGCGGCGCTTCGCATTCGGGCTGATGACGCGCTCCAAGGCGATCACCTACGACAACCTCGCGCTGCGCGCCCCGGAGTTCGTTTCCGAGATCGACAAGCTGGTGGCGGACGATGTGCGCCGGCAAGGCTTCGAGGTGGATGTCATCAAACCGGCCGTGCCGATGTTCCAGCCGTTTCGATTGCGCGGCGTGATGCTCGCGAATCGCGTGGTCGTCTCGCCGATGGATCAATACTCCGCGGTCGACGGCATGCCGACCGACTGGCATCTCGTGCACCTCGGCAGCCGCGCGACCGGCGGCGCGGGGCTCGTCTTCACCGAGATGGTCTGCGTCTCGGCCGACGCGCGCATCACGCTGGGCTGCACCGGTATGTACACCGACGCGCAGGAGGCGGCCTACAAACGCATCGCCGATTTCGTGCACGCAAATTCGGCGGCAAAATTCTGCCTCCAGCTTGGGCATGCGGGCCGCAAGGGCGCCACCAAGTTGATGTGGGAGGGCATGGACCAGCCGCTGCCCGTAGGGGGCTGGCCGGTCATTTCGGCGTCGCCGATTCCGTACTACCCGAACAGCCAGGTGCCGCGCGAGATGACGCGGGCCGACATGGATAAGGTGATCGCGGACTTCGTGCAGGCCGCGGAGCGCGGCCAGCGTGCGGGCTTCGACATGCTCGAACTGCACTGCGCTCACGGTTATCTGCTGGCGAGCTTCATCTCACCACTCACCAACAAACGTACCGACGAATACGGCGGCTCACTGGAAAACCGGCTGCGTTTCCCGCTGGAAGTCTTCCGCGCGCTGCGCAAGGCCTGGCCGGACGAGAAACCGATGTCGGTGCGTATCTCGGCGACCGACTGGGAGGAGGGCGGCTTGACGGGCGACGATGCCGTGGAGGTGGCACGGGCCTTCGCGCAAGCCGGCTGCGACCTGATCGACGTGTCGACTGGGCAGACGACGCCCGACGCCGAGCCGGTCTACGGCCGCATGTTCCAGACGCCATTCTCCGATCAAATCCGCAACGATGCCGGCATCGCCACCATGTGCGTCGGCGCCATCACTTCCGCCGATCAAATCAACACGATCATCGCGGCCGGACGTGCCGATCTCGTGGCGCTGGCGCGGCCGCACCTGGTCGATCCGTTCTTCACCATGAAGGCTGCCGCCTGGTACGGCGCAACCGACATCCATTGCCCGCCGCAATATCTCGCCGGGCGCGATCAGATTTTCCGCAACAGCGTGCGCGACCGCGCCGATCTCACGGAGCTCAGGCGCAAGGCAAAGCCGAAGGGCCATTCCACATCCGGCTGGAAGCAGGCCGCCGAGTAG
- a CDS encoding patatin-like phospholipase family protein — protein sequence MNDTSDHSSRDRHLFGPGPKRILSLDGGGVRGVISVAFLERIEAVLKEQSGGGLLSDWFDLIGGTSTGAIVGCALALGKTTQELRDIYHRLAPRAFKRSLRVPLFQAKFNATGLRREIAAIIGDRTLDTPDLRTGYALMTKRMDTGSPWILSNNPRAPYWESPPEKTFIGNRHYLLANLVRASTAAPTFFEPESIRITDDDTGLFVDGGVSPYNNPALALLMMARLAAYGLNWETGLGKLTVVSVGTGRFRAGVDKTSAVHTQNVTLALHALLSVMDDMSAHALAMMQWMGDCPTPWQINTEIQDARDTFPGGPLFRFLRYDVRLEHGWLEQNLDLKLSAKDLTRVRQMDNPEAIPLAYEIGQMAAERQVKAEHLLAGAEPLERARIL from the coding sequence ATGAATGATACATCGGATCATTCCTCGCGCGACCGTCACTTGTTCGGGCCTGGCCCGAAACGCATCCTGTCGCTCGATGGCGGCGGCGTGCGCGGCGTCATCTCGGTTGCGTTTCTTGAACGGATCGAAGCTGTCCTGAAGGAGCAGAGCGGTGGCGGATTGCTCAGCGACTGGTTCGACCTGATCGGTGGAACGTCGACCGGCGCGATTGTCGGCTGCGCACTGGCACTCGGGAAAACGACGCAAGAGCTGCGCGACATCTACCACCGGCTTGCGCCAAGGGCCTTTAAACGCTCGTTGCGTGTCCCGCTGTTTCAGGCGAAGTTCAACGCAACCGGCCTGCGACGCGAGATTGCCGCCATCATCGGTGACCGGACACTCGACACGCCTGATCTGCGCACCGGATATGCGTTGATGACGAAGCGCATGGACACCGGCAGCCCCTGGATCTTGTCGAACAACCCCCGCGCGCCCTACTGGGAAAGTCCGCCTGAGAAGACTTTCATCGGCAATCGCCACTATCTTCTCGCGAATCTCGTGCGCGCCAGCACGGCCGCCCCTACGTTTTTCGAGCCGGAGTCGATCCGCATCACGGACGACGACACAGGCCTCTTCGTCGATGGCGGAGTCTCGCCGTACAACAACCCCGCGCTGGCGCTGCTCATGATGGCGCGCCTCGCCGCTTACGGGCTGAATTGGGAAACGGGCCTCGGCAAGCTTACGGTGGTGTCGGTCGGCACTGGCCGCTTTCGTGCCGGTGTCGACAAGACGTCGGCGGTCCACACGCAGAATGTCACGCTTGCGTTGCACGCCTTGCTGAGCGTGATGGATGACATGAGCGCCCATGCGCTCGCCATGATGCAGTGGATGGGGGATTGTCCAACGCCGTGGCAGATCAACACGGAAATCCAGGATGCGCGAGACACTTTCCCCGGCGGACCGCTGTTCCGCTTCCTGCGCTATGACGTGCGGCTGGAGCATGGCTGGCTCGAGCAGAACCTCGATCTCAAACTGAGCGCGAAGGACCTTACGCGCGTCCGCCAGATGGACAATCCGGAGGCTATTCCGCTCGCCTACGAAATTGGACAGATGGCAGCCGAACGGCAGGTGAAGGCCGAGCATCTGCTCGCGGGCGCAGAGCCGCTCGAACGTGCCCGGATTCTGTAA
- a CDS encoding ABC transporter ATP-binding protein → MLTVTNLAAGYGPAQVLFDVTFAVGAGEVVTLLGRNGMGKTTTIRTLMGLLPARGGAAKFDGEALLGRPPYRIAQRGLGLVPEGRQIFPTLSVEENLVATATARHGSHWTLPRVYEFFPRLAERRANMGNQLSGGEQQMLAIGRALMTNPKLLILDEATEGLAPLIRTEIWGCLARLKREGQAILLVDKHLDALARIADRHVVIERGHTVWTGTSAALAADPSVRTRYLQV, encoded by the coding sequence ATGCTGACGGTTACAAATCTCGCCGCCGGCTATGGTCCCGCGCAGGTGCTGTTCGACGTGACCTTCGCGGTCGGCGCGGGCGAGGTCGTCACCCTGCTCGGCCGCAACGGCATGGGCAAGACCACGACGATCCGCACGCTGATGGGGCTGCTGCCCGCTCGGGGCGGCGCGGCCAAATTCGATGGCGAAGCCTTGCTCGGCCGCCCGCCCTATCGCATCGCGCAACGCGGCCTTGGCCTCGTGCCTGAGGGACGGCAGATCTTTCCGACGCTTTCGGTCGAGGAAAATCTGGTCGCGACGGCGACCGCCCGCCACGGTTCGCACTGGACGCTGCCGCGCGTCTACGAGTTCTTCCCGCGCCTCGCCGAGCGGCGCGCCAACATGGGCAATCAGCTCTCGGGCGGCGAGCAGCAGATGTTGGCGATCGGCCGTGCGCTGATGACGAATCCCAAGCTGCTGATCCTCGACGAGGCGACCGAAGGGCTCGCACCGCTGATCCGCACCGAGATCTGGGGGTGCCTCGCGCGGCTCAAGCGCGAGGGCCAGGCGATCCTGCTGGTCGACAAGCATCTCGATGCACTCGCGAGAATTGCGGATCGCCACGTGGTGATCGAGAGAGGCCACACGGTATGGACCGGCACGTCGGCGGCGCTTGCAGCCGATCCAAGCGTGCGTACGCGCTATCTGCAGGTCTAG
- a CDS encoding ABC transporter ATP-binding protein codes for MGDPVLRIESLSKNFGGLRVTDDVTLDVHPGELHAVIGPNGAGKTTLINQISGLLAPDSGRIAFAGEDITALPIHLRAGRGLARSFQITSILPRFSVLENVALAVQARHGSSFRFFGRAADEADLNSPALAALAQVGLADRASVPAAELSHGEKRALELAIAIAMEPKLLLLDEPMAGTGRDETDRLVAVLRSLKGRFPMVLVEHDMTAVFALADRISVLIYGRILASGKPDEVRADPQVVAAYLGDEME; via the coding sequence GTGGGTGATCCCGTGCTGCGCATCGAGAGCCTGAGCAAGAACTTCGGCGGCCTGCGCGTGACCGACGACGTGACGCTCGATGTGCATCCCGGCGAGCTGCATGCCGTCATCGGGCCGAACGGCGCCGGCAAGACCACATTGATCAACCAGATCTCGGGCCTGCTCGCACCCGATTCCGGGCGCATTGCATTTGCCGGCGAGGACATCACCGCCCTGCCGATTCATCTGCGCGCCGGACGCGGATTGGCCCGTTCGTTCCAGATCACCTCGATCCTGCCGCGCTTCTCGGTGCTGGAAAACGTCGCACTCGCCGTGCAGGCGCGGCACGGTTCGAGCTTCCGCTTTTTCGGGAGGGCGGCCGACGAGGCCGACCTGAATTCACCCGCGCTCGCGGCGCTCGCCCAGGTCGGACTTGCCGATCGTGCTTCTGTTCCGGCTGCTGAACTCTCTCACGGCGAGAAACGTGCGCTCGAGCTTGCGATCGCGATCGCGATGGAGCCGAAGCTGCTGCTGCTCGACGAACCGATGGCCGGGACCGGCCGGGATGAGACCGACCGGCTGGTTGCGGTGCTGCGCTCGCTCAAGGGGCGCTTCCCAATGGTGCTGGTCGAGCACGACATGACCGCCGTGTTCGCGCTCGCCGACCGTATTTCGGTGCTCATCTACGGCCGCATTCTCGCGAGCGGCAAGCCCGATGAGGTGCGGGCCGATCCGCAGGTGGTGGCGGCGTATCTGGGCGATGAGATGGAATGA
- a CDS encoding branched-chain amino acid ABC transporter permease, which translates to MAQLALSRGGAPRRSLLAGNALPILVFAAFALLPLFAAFKAEAYVLGLVTRVMIFAIAALSLDLLVGYGALISFGHAAFIGLGAYAVGILGAHGLHDALITLPVALAVSALFAWVTGIVCLRTKGAYFIMITLAFSQMAFFIATSLAPYGGDDGLTIRVRSTLAGSPILANDRALYYVCLACLIGAYLLCRALIASRFGRVYRGARENAARMGTIGFEVYRFQLVMYVIAGMLAGLAGFLLGNATDFVSPAFMSWQRSGDLLIMVILGGMGTLNGAIVGAAAFLLTEEWLSGLTEHWKVIFGPLLVLVAVFARGGLIGVGTRLRGMLRG; encoded by the coding sequence ATGGCCCAACTTGCGCTTTCGCGCGGCGGCGCACCGCGGCGCTCTCTGCTGGCCGGAAACGCGCTGCCTATCCTTGTCTTCGCGGCCTTCGCCCTGCTGCCTCTTTTTGCGGCGTTCAAGGCCGAAGCCTACGTGCTCGGCCTCGTCACCCGCGTGATGATCTTCGCGATCGCGGCGCTGTCTCTCGATCTTCTGGTCGGCTACGGCGCGCTGATCTCGTTCGGGCACGCGGCGTTCATCGGGCTCGGCGCCTATGCGGTCGGGATTCTCGGCGCGCATGGACTCCACGACGCGCTGATCACGCTCCCTGTTGCGCTCGCCGTCTCGGCGCTGTTCGCGTGGGTGACCGGAATCGTCTGCCTGCGTACCAAAGGCGCCTACTTCATCATGATCACGCTGGCGTTCAGCCAGATGGCCTTCTTCATCGCGACCTCGCTCGCGCCCTATGGCGGCGACGACGGCCTGACCATCCGGGTGCGCTCCACACTTGCGGGCTCTCCCATTCTCGCGAACGACCGCGCGCTCTACTACGTCTGCCTCGCCTGTCTCATCGGCGCCTATCTGCTTTGCCGTGCGCTGATCGCCTCGCGGTTCGGACGGGTCTACCGCGGTGCGCGCGAGAATGCGGCTCGCATGGGTACGATCGGCTTCGAGGTCTATCGCTTCCAGCTCGTGATGTACGTGATCGCCGGCATGCTGGCGGGCCTCGCCGGTTTCCTGCTCGGCAATGCGACCGACTTCGTCAGCCCCGCGTTCATGTCGTGGCAGCGCTCGGGCGACCTGCTCATCATGGTCATCCTCGGCGGCATGGGCACGCTCAACGGTGCGATCGTTGGGGCGGCCGCATTCCTGCTCACCGAAGAATGGCTGTCGGGGCTGACCGAGCACTGGAAGGTGATCTTCGGGCCGCTGCTCGTGCTGGTCGCGGTGTTCGCGCGCGGCGGGCTGATCGGCGTGGGGACAAGATTGCGGGGGATGCTCCGTGGGTGA
- a CDS encoding branched-chain amino acid ABC transporter permease yields the protein MSLTLLIVQTLNGLQLGVLLFLIAAGLTLVFGVMDFINLAHGVQYMLGAYLAVMFYGLTGNFLFALVLALGAALVFGLILEFAVFRHLYDRDHLDQVIATFGIIIFLNQGVKLLWGASPLSLPMPEIFSGSVVLMPGILYPVWRLVIIGSGLAVALILYLLVGHTRVGMLVRAGATNAPMVSALGVNIRRLFMIVFGFGTMLAGFAGIMIAPILSVEPGMGDTILILAFVVIVIGGIGSIRGAFLAALIIGLVDTLGRSFAVDILRLFMAPSPARTVGPAIASMLIYLLMAVVLYLRPAGLFPAKGRA from the coding sequence ATGTCCCTCACCCTCCTCATCGTCCAGACGCTCAATGGCCTGCAGCTCGGCGTACTGCTGTTCCTGATTGCCGCCGGGCTCACGCTGGTGTTCGGCGTGATGGACTTCATCAATCTGGCGCACGGCGTGCAGTACATGCTCGGCGCCTATCTCGCCGTGATGTTCTACGGGCTGACCGGCAACTTCCTGTTCGCGCTGGTGCTGGCTCTCGGCGCCGCGCTGGTGTTCGGGCTCATCCTCGAATTCGCGGTCTTCCGCCATCTCTACGATCGCGACCACCTCGATCAGGTGATCGCGACCTTCGGCATCATCATCTTCCTGAATCAGGGCGTGAAGCTCTTATGGGGCGCGTCGCCCTTGAGCCTGCCGATGCCGGAAATCTTCTCCGGTTCGGTCGTGCTGATGCCCGGCATCCTCTATCCGGTGTGGCGTTTGGTCATCATCGGCTCAGGTCTTGCAGTCGCTCTCATTCTCTATCTGCTCGTCGGGCACACCCGCGTCGGCATGCTGGTGCGCGCAGGCGCGACGAATGCACCGATGGTCTCGGCGCTCGGCGTCAACATCCGCCGCCTGTTCATGATCGTGTTCGGTTTCGGCACCATGCTGGCGGGCTTTGCCGGCATCATGATCGCGCCGATCCTCTCGGTCGAACCCGGCATGGGCGACACCATCCTGATCCTGGCGTTCGTCGTGATCGTGATCGGCGGCATCGGCTCGATCCGCGGCGCATTCCTGGCGGCGCTCATCATCGGGCTCGTCGATACGCTCGGACGTTCGTTCGCGGTCGACATCCTGCGCCTGTTCATGGCGCCCTCGCCGGCGCGCACCGTCGGGCCTGCGATCGCCTCCATGCTGATCTACCTCCTGATGGCCGTGGTGCTTTACTTGCGTCCGGCCGGGCTCTTCCCCGCGAAGGGGCGCGCGTGA